From the genome of Candidatus Electrothrix communis, one region includes:
- the cas3 gene encoding CRISPR-associated helicase Cas3', with protein MKNTQIAHRRDADQTEQSVLEHLQEVSAICGRLARKAGAEEAGRLLGLLHDFGKYSNDFQIYIQSATGMLNPDIDGEYVDAKALRGKIDHSTAGAQWIWQHFREYGPQGKLVGQMLAVCLASHHGGLLDCLKVDGKNGFQKRIGKEDTKTNLQECLQVADKESLNELHKFDDTATKNFLDDFFSLLLKIVAPEKKDSQTVQQARLGLFTRFLFSCLIDADRINSADFEDPAKAKARSGGAVDWQVAIERMEAKNASFSIRNEIDTVRREISEQCRKRAEDEQGIYTLTVPTGGGKTFASMRYALHHAKKHNLEHIVYIIPFTSIIEQNAEEIRKILEQEGDEFPWVLEHHSSLEPEELDWRTKLITENWDAPVIFTTMVQFLEVLFGGGTRGARRMHTLANSVLIFDEIQSLPVKCVHLFCNALQFLVNHAGTTAVLCTATQPLLNDLKNSDKGQLNIPAGHELVDNMTAVFEQLKRVEIKNQVRPKGWSEEEIAELALEELEEKGNCLVVVNTKKWAQKLYERCADEVDEGTIFHLSTSLCPAHRKEILAEVRERLDEDLPVLCISTQLIEAGVDVDFNSVIRFLAGLDSIAQAAGRCNRNGNLPTAEVFVVNPQDEQIDMLEDIKIGRDTALRIFSEEKYANLLDPEVMSRYFRYYFYERADLMPYPLNEKQAGRQDTLLSLLSDNQLNIGRTANSIMLQQSFKTAGRAFKAIDAPTQAVIVPYGKGKEIIADLCAEYEPSKAYDLLKQAQQYSVNVFPNVWRKLKEAQAVYPAREGEEIYCLYEQHYNKDFGLSTEVVGLMDLLNA; from the coding sequence ATGAAGAATACACAGATAGCTCACCGTCGTGATGCTGACCAAACGGAACAATCTGTTCTTGAGCACCTGCAAGAGGTTTCTGCAATCTGCGGTAGGCTTGCTCGGAAAGCAGGTGCGGAGGAAGCAGGCCGTCTGCTTGGTCTGCTGCATGATTTCGGCAAATACAGCAATGATTTTCAGATCTATATCCAGTCCGCAACCGGTATGCTCAATCCGGATATTGATGGTGAGTATGTTGATGCCAAGGCCTTGAGAGGTAAGATTGATCACTCCACTGCCGGTGCTCAATGGATCTGGCAGCATTTCAGGGAGTACGGCCCGCAAGGGAAGTTGGTCGGCCAGATGCTTGCGGTTTGTCTTGCTTCCCATCACGGTGGGCTGTTGGATTGTTTGAAGGTAGACGGGAAGAACGGTTTTCAAAAACGAATCGGCAAAGAGGATACAAAAACCAATCTCCAGGAATGTCTTCAGGTTGCTGACAAGGAATCACTCAACGAGCTGCACAAGTTTGATGATACTGCAACCAAAAATTTTCTTGATGATTTTTTCAGCCTGCTTCTGAAAATTGTCGCGCCTGAAAAGAAAGATTCTCAAACTGTTCAACAAGCCCGGCTTGGTTTATTCACCAGATTTCTCTTCAGCTGCCTGATTGATGCTGATCGAATCAACAGTGCCGATTTTGAAGACCCGGCCAAAGCAAAGGCTCGCTCAGGCGGTGCGGTGGATTGGCAGGTCGCTATTGAGCGGATGGAGGCAAAAAACGCAAGTTTTTCTATCCGCAATGAAATTGACACAGTCCGACGGGAAATTTCTGAGCAGTGTCGAAAACGAGCTGAAGACGAGCAGGGAATCTATACGCTCACCGTGCCTACCGGCGGTGGCAAGACCTTTGCCAGTATGCGCTACGCCCTGCACCATGCGAAGAAACATAATCTCGAACATATCGTTTATATCATTCCTTTCACCTCTATCATTGAACAGAATGCCGAAGAAATCCGAAAGATTCTTGAGCAGGAAGGCGATGAATTCCCGTGGGTGCTGGAGCATCATTCCAGCCTTGAGCCGGAAGAATTGGACTGGCGGACAAAACTGATTACGGAAAACTGGGATGCTCCGGTTATTTTTACGACCATGGTTCAGTTCCTGGAAGTACTGTTCGGCGGCGGCACCCGTGGTGCCCGACGGATGCACACCCTTGCAAACTCGGTGTTAATTTTTGATGAAATCCAGAGCCTGCCAGTCAAATGTGTGCATCTCTTTTGCAATGCCCTGCAATTTCTTGTGAATCATGCCGGAACAACAGCAGTGCTCTGTACAGCCACCCAGCCTTTATTGAATGATCTTAAAAATTCTGACAAGGGTCAGCTTAACATCCCGGCAGGACATGAGCTGGTTGACAACATGACCGCCGTTTTTGAGCAACTCAAACGGGTGGAGATAAAAAATCAGGTACGGCCCAAAGGCTGGTCTGAAGAAGAAATCGCCGAGCTTGCCTTAGAGGAACTGGAGGAAAAAGGCAATTGTCTGGTTGTGGTGAATACCAAAAAATGGGCGCAAAAACTCTATGAACGCTGTGCGGATGAGGTTGATGAAGGGACAATTTTTCACCTCAGCACAAGTCTTTGCCCGGCCCATCGAAAAGAAATTCTCGCCGAGGTCCGAGAGCGTCTTGATGAGGATTTACCCGTGCTCTGCATCAGCACCCAGCTTATTGAAGCTGGAGTAGATGTGGATTTCAACTCCGTCATTCGTTTTCTAGCCGGGCTTGATTCCATTGCCCAGGCGGCAGGACGCTGCAATCGTAACGGTAATCTGCCGACCGCTGAGGTCTTTGTGGTGAATCCGCAGGATGAACAGATTGACATGCTGGAGGATATCAAAATCGGACGAGATACAGCGTTACGTATCTTTTCGGAAGAGAAATATGCCAACCTGCTTGATCCGGAAGTGATGAGCCGATATTTCCGTTATTACTTTTATGAACGGGCAGACCTTATGCCCTATCCCCTGAATGAAAAACAGGCGGGGAGACAGGACACCCTTCTGAGTCTGCTCAGTGATAATCAACTGAATATCGGGCGGACAGCTAACTCAATTATGCTTCAACAATCTTTCAAGACAGCGGGCCGGGCCTTCAAGGCCATTGACGCACCGACGCAGGCGGTTATTGTCCCTTATGGCAAGGGGAAGGAAATTATAGCTGACCTTTGCGCGGAGTATGAACCGTCCAAGGCGTATGACCTGCTGAAGCAGGCTCAGCAGTACAGCGTCAATGTCTTTCCCAATGTTTGGAGAAAGTTGAAAGAAGCGCAGGCGGTTTATCCTGCACGGGAGGGTGAAGAAATTTACTGTCTGTATGAGCAGCATTATAATAAGGACTTCGGGCTATCCACAGAGGTGGTTGGCTTAATGGACCTACTCAATGCATAA
- a CDS encoding Abi family protein: MSSQAVSFHGPSALNPHEQISLLRKRGLVLPNPERTLHYLKFIGYYRLSGYFPPFLDSSGKFQKNTSFDQVLNYYIFDRKLRLLVMDAVERIEVAVRTTISNTLCVQHDEYWYQNSALFIHGYNHHQLLKIVREKTNTFPPSWKVAEELSFGVWSKIFSNLKSRELQKEICKPYSIDYTIMTSWLRSFTYLRNLCAHHERLWNRTFTVKPKVLKKYRKHFINNSKFYSQAAVLNVFLDVIADGSGWQQRLSDLIDQNKEIPLQNMGFHSGWSSDPFWGINR, translated from the coding sequence ATGTCTTCACAAGCAGTATCATTTCATGGGCCTTCTGCCCTGAACCCACATGAACAGATCAGCCTGCTTCGAAAAAGAGGATTGGTCCTGCCGAATCCAGAGAGAACTCTCCATTATCTTAAGTTTATCGGATATTATCGCCTGTCTGGTTACTTCCCGCCGTTCCTTGACTCATCCGGGAAATTTCAAAAAAACACATCGTTTGATCAAGTTTTAAATTATTACATCTTTGATCGCAAACTCCGCTTGCTGGTTATGGATGCTGTTGAACGTATAGAAGTCGCTGTACGGACAACTATTTCCAACACTCTGTGCGTACAGCATGATGAATATTGGTATCAAAACAGTGCCCTGTTTATTCATGGGTATAACCATCATCAACTACTAAAGATTGTCCGGGAGAAGACAAACACATTCCCTCCGTCATGGAAAGTTGCAGAGGAGCTGTCCTTTGGAGTTTGGTCCAAGATTTTTAGTAATTTGAAATCAAGAGAATTACAGAAAGAAATTTGTAAGCCGTACAGTATTGATTATACCATAATGACATCTTGGTTGCGCTCTTTCACCTATCTTCGTAATCTCTGCGCTCATCATGAAAGGTTATGGAATCGAACATTTACCGTTAAACCAAAGGTTCTTAAAAAATATCGGAAACATTTTATCAACAATTCAAAGTTTTATTCTCAGGCAGCGGTGCTCAATGTGTTTCTTGATGTCATTGCCGACGGCTCCGGCTGGCAGCAGCGTTTATCTGATTTAATTGATCAAAATAAAGAAATACCGCTTCAGAATATGGGGTTCCATTCTGGATGGAGTTCAGACCCATTCTGGGGAATTAATCGGTAG
- a CDS encoding methylenetetrahydrofolate reductase C-terminal domain-containing protein, with protein sequence MFRTALNTSDEFTVTFELVPRQGFDGKQVDPLLDFAEQAKADGRIKALSITDNPGGNPALAPVAIGTELVRIGIEPLIHFSLKDKNRNQIGSHIYLYQRLRLRSLLVMGGDFPHPGYYGRGKPVYDLDTIQVLQLLQDMENGHYPDHQSGRSQYPTPSILKGCVVSPFKATEAEQVWQYVKLLHKIRAGADFVITQVGFDIRKFEELTEFLDEQGIKIPLLANVFIPTLPLARSLSAGKLPGILLAKELVGRMEAEAVAGADHARLDRAAFMVSRLKKCGYQGVHLGGANLQFKDIAYVLDRVEQLDREGIPDNAGYDFPVPGTWYYFQHPLPGDKGNMTTEPLALGTVLGTTWMHKLGHTLLFTNQYVTGKLFARFCLFCARGRRRLNILLWLEKTIKRQVYNCQMCGECTLSHSAFLCPQWHCPKRLINGPCGGSNQGRCEVHPERLCFWVRVYNRLDNQTSLASLADTPHLSPKDWQREKTSSWVNFFSDQQKEEN encoded by the coding sequence ATGTTCCGAACCGCCCTGAATACCTCTGATGAATTCACTGTCACCTTTGAACTTGTGCCCCGTCAGGGGTTTGACGGCAAGCAAGTTGATCCGCTGCTGGATTTTGCAGAACAGGCAAAGGCGGACGGCAGGATTAAGGCTCTCTCTATCACAGATAACCCTGGAGGGAATCCAGCTCTGGCACCAGTGGCCATCGGTACGGAGCTTGTCAGGATAGGTATAGAACCCCTCATTCATTTTTCCCTTAAGGATAAAAATCGTAACCAGATCGGCAGCCATATCTACCTTTATCAACGCTTGCGTCTCCGTTCTCTGCTTGTTATGGGCGGTGATTTTCCTCATCCTGGCTATTATGGGCGGGGTAAGCCGGTTTACGATCTGGATACCATCCAAGTCCTCCAGCTTCTTCAGGATATGGAGAACGGGCATTATCCGGATCATCAGAGCGGAAGGAGCCAGTATCCCACACCCAGTATTCTAAAGGGCTGTGTGGTTTCGCCTTTTAAAGCCACTGAAGCTGAACAGGTCTGGCAGTATGTCAAACTGCTCCATAAGATACGAGCAGGGGCGGATTTCGTCATCACTCAGGTTGGCTTTGATATTCGTAAATTTGAGGAACTGACGGAATTTCTTGATGAGCAGGGAATAAAAATCCCTTTGCTTGCCAATGTTTTTATTCCCACCTTACCTTTGGCTCGTTCCCTTTCTGCCGGAAAGCTCCCCGGTATTCTCTTGGCTAAAGAGCTGGTAGGGCGGATGGAGGCTGAGGCCGTAGCCGGTGCGGATCACGCCCGCTTGGACAGGGCTGCATTCATGGTGAGTCGTTTAAAAAAATGCGGTTATCAGGGGGTCCATCTCGGCGGGGCCAATCTCCAGTTTAAGGATATCGCCTATGTGCTGGACAGGGTTGAGCAGCTGGACAGGGAAGGAATTCCAGATAATGCAGGCTATGATTTTCCAGTACCTGGAACCTGGTATTATTTCCAGCATCCCTTGCCGGGCGACAAGGGGAATATGACGACTGAGCCTCTTGCCCTGGGTACTGTTCTCGGTACGACCTGGATGCATAAGCTAGGTCATACCCTTCTTTTTACAAATCAATATGTCACGGGCAAGCTCTTTGCCCGTTTTTGTCTGTTCTGCGCCAGGGGACGGCGTAGGCTCAATATTCTGCTCTGGCTTGAAAAAACCATCAAACGCCAGGTGTATAATTGCCAGATGTGTGGGGAATGCACCCTGTCTCATTCTGCCTTTCTCTGCCCCCAATGGCATTGCCCAAAACGGCTGATCAACGGGCCCTGTGGCGGCAGTAATCAGGGGCGATGTGAGGTTCATCCTGAGCGTCTCTGCTTTTGGGTTAGGGTGTATAACCGTTTGGACAATCAGACCTCGCTGGCGTCACTTGCTGACACTCCTCATCTGTCACCAAAAGATTGGCAACGGGAAAAGACCTCATCTTGGGTGAACTTCTTTTCTGATCAGCAGAAAGAAGAGAACTGA